The following coding sequences lie in one Porphyromonas asaccharolytica DSM 20707 genomic window:
- a CDS encoding iron-containing alcohol dehydrogenase yields MQPFTYYNPTKLVFGEGRIAELPRLIDPHYRILLVMGGGSIRRNGVYDAVCQALEGRSVTEFWGIESNPTVETIRKAVQLGRQEQCDFVLAVGGGSVIDASKLIIAAMCSDQDPWDIVRAGKHRGEYLPLGVVLTIPATGSEMNSGGVISCRETQEKYSFSSKHPQFSILDPRVPTSLPPYQVACGIADTFVHVMEQYMTTMRSPLLMDRMAEGVLHTLIEIAPGLTLNHKDVDLMGEFMLCATVGLNGYLSWGVDQDWSTHYIGHEVTALTGLTHGHTLAIILPATLQVMRHLGKQDKLLQYATRIWGLTPQACQGEEHAITAAIEATKQFFAKLGLSVTLRDAEVPHEVIDEVVRRFTERGTVLGEHQNMTPEIVRQILELAYE; encoded by the coding sequence ATACAACCCTTTACATACTACAATCCCACGAAGCTTGTCTTCGGCGAGGGACGCATTGCCGAGCTTCCTCGGCTCATTGATCCACACTACCGCATCCTCCTTGTGATGGGCGGTGGTAGCATACGGCGCAATGGCGTCTACGATGCCGTGTGCCAAGCACTAGAGGGGCGCTCGGTGACCGAGTTTTGGGGCATCGAGTCCAATCCTACGGTCGAGACGATCCGTAAAGCTGTCCAGCTGGGGCGTCAGGAGCAGTGCGACTTTGTCCTAGCTGTGGGTGGCGGCTCTGTCATAGATGCGAGCAAACTAATCATCGCTGCGATGTGCAGTGACCAAGACCCCTGGGATATAGTCCGTGCTGGCAAGCATAGAGGCGAGTATCTACCTCTTGGTGTCGTGCTCACGATCCCCGCTACGGGATCGGAGATGAATAGCGGTGGTGTCATCTCTTGTCGTGAGACTCAGGAGAAGTACTCGTTCTCAAGCAAGCATCCACAATTTTCTATCCTCGACCCTCGTGTACCGACATCACTACCTCCTTACCAAGTAGCATGTGGTATAGCAGATACCTTCGTTCATGTTATGGAGCAGTACATGACGACGATGCGCAGTCCGCTCCTGATGGATCGTATGGCCGAGGGTGTGCTACACACGCTTATTGAGATCGCTCCAGGGCTGACGCTCAACCATAAGGATGTCGACCTGATGGGCGAGTTCATGCTCTGCGCTACTGTCGGCCTCAACGGCTATCTCTCGTGGGGTGTGGACCAAGACTGGAGTACGCACTATATAGGTCACGAGGTGACTGCTCTGACGGGACTGACGCACGGACATACGCTCGCTATCATCCTGCCCGCCACACTGCAGGTGATGCGCCATCTAGGTAAGCAGGACAAGCTCCTGCAGTACGCTACTCGTATATGGGGCTTGACCCCTCAGGCATGCCAGGGCGAAGAACACGCTATCACGGCAGCTATCGAGGCGACGAAGCAATTCTTTGCCAAGCTTGGGCTCTCGGTCACACTACGCGATGCGGAGGTGCCTCATGAGGTGATCGACGAAGTGGTTCGCCGCTTTACAGAGCGTGGCACCGTGCTCGGAGAGCATCAGAATATGACGCCTGAGATCGTACGACAGATACTGGAGCTGGCTTACGAATAA
- a CDS encoding GNAT family N-acetyltransferase yields the protein MASNSPDSSSSTPFVSLVRMTRCDLCNEMHQSHLPTLRQLYEEAFPHSERRPWSDLEQLIGEQGAYHFFILEHPELGVVGFVTLWHFDDFYYGEHFAILPQLRNHRLGEQTLHTIKEYIGHEPIYFEVEPETLSEIAGRRINYYERNGFQVVKRDYLQPPYHREEQGVPLYIMSSEMGERDFIERVCQTLVDRVYPHF from the coding sequence ATGGCAAGTAATTCGCCGGATAGCTCCTCCTCTACCCCATTCGTCTCGCTAGTTCGCATGACGCGGTGTGACCTCTGCAATGAGATGCACCAGAGCCATCTGCCTACGCTCAGACAGCTTTACGAGGAGGCCTTTCCTCATAGTGAGCGACGTCCTTGGAGTGACCTAGAGCAGCTCATCGGGGAGCAGGGAGCTTACCACTTCTTCATCTTAGAGCATCCCGAGCTAGGAGTCGTAGGCTTCGTCACACTGTGGCACTTTGACGACTTCTACTACGGAGAGCACTTTGCCATCCTGCCACAGCTACGTAACCATCGCCTTGGCGAGCAGACACTGCACACCATAAAAGAGTACATAGGTCACGAGCCAATCTACTTTGAGGTGGAGCCAGAGACGCTCTCCGAGATCGCAGGGCGACGCATCAACTACTACGAGCGCAACGGCTTCCAAGTCGTCAAGCGGGACTACCTACAGCCCCCGTATCACCGTGAGGAGCAGGGCGTCCCGCTCTACATCATGTCGTCCGAGATGGGCGAGAGAGACTTCATCGAGCGAGTCTGCCAGACACTCGTCGATCGAGTCTACCCGCACTTCTAG
- the gdhA gene encoding NADP-specific glutamate dehydrogenase → MKTSEIIAQLEAKHPGEPEFIQAVREVLLSIEDIYNQHPEFEKNKIVERLVEPDRIFTFRIPWVDDKGEVQINLGYRVQFNNAIGPYKGGTRFHHTVNLSTLKFLGFEQTFKNALSTLPMGGGKGGSDFSPKGKSEREIMRFCQAYVTELYKYIGPDMDIPAGDVGVGGREVGFMYGMYKKLTRECTGTFTGKGHEFGGSRLRPESTGYGAIYMVNDICKQHNIDFKGKTVAISGFGNVAWGATMKATELGAKVVCISGPDGYIYDENGVSTQEKFDYMCELRNSGNDVVEPYAKKFGAQFFAGKKPWEHKVDIALPCAIQNELNGDDAKKLVENGVTIVAEVSNMGCTAEAAEYFVEKRIIFAPGKAVNCGGVSCSCLEMSQNAAHIYWSEAEVDERLHQIMKDIHTQCVEYGKEPDGYINYVKGANIAGFMKVAKAMVGQGVC, encoded by the coding sequence ATGAAGACAAGTGAGATCATTGCCCAGCTAGAGGCAAAGCATCCAGGCGAGCCGGAGTTCATCCAGGCTGTCCGTGAGGTCCTCCTTTCTATCGAGGACATTTACAACCAGCATCCAGAGTTTGAGAAGAACAAGATCGTCGAGCGTCTCGTCGAGCCCGACCGTATCTTCACCTTCCGTATCCCCTGGGTAGACGACAAGGGTGAGGTACAGATCAACCTCGGTTACCGCGTACAGTTCAACAACGCCATTGGCCCGTACAAGGGTGGTACACGTTTTCACCACACGGTGAACCTCTCTACCCTCAAGTTCCTCGGCTTCGAGCAGACCTTCAAGAACGCCCTCTCTACGCTACCTATGGGTGGTGGCAAGGGTGGCTCTGACTTCTCTCCAAAGGGAAAGAGCGAGCGCGAGATCATGCGCTTCTGCCAGGCTTATGTCACAGAGCTCTACAAGTACATTGGGCCGGACATGGATATCCCTGCAGGCGATGTAGGTGTCGGTGGTCGTGAGGTAGGCTTTATGTATGGTATGTACAAGAAGCTCACCCGTGAGTGCACTGGTACTTTCACAGGCAAGGGTCATGAGTTTGGTGGATCACGCCTCCGTCCAGAGTCTACTGGCTACGGTGCTATCTACATGGTCAATGATATCTGCAAGCAGCACAACATCGACTTCAAGGGCAAGACAGTTGCTATCTCAGGCTTCGGTAACGTCGCTTGGGGTGCTACTATGAAGGCTACTGAGCTAGGTGCTAAGGTTGTCTGCATCTCTGGTCCTGATGGTTACATCTACGATGAGAACGGTGTCAGCACACAGGAGAAGTTTGACTATATGTGCGAGCTCCGTAATAGTGGCAACGACGTCGTAGAGCCATACGCTAAGAAGTTTGGCGCACAGTTCTTCGCAGGCAAGAAGCCCTGGGAGCACAAGGTAGACATCGCTCTCCCCTGCGCTATCCAGAATGAGCTCAACGGTGACGATGCTAAGAAGCTCGTCGAGAACGGTGTAACGATCGTTGCTGAGGTTTCTAACATGGGTTGTACAGCAGAGGCTGCTGAGTACTTCGTTGAGAAGCGCATCATCTTCGCTCCTGGTAAGGCTGTCAACTGCGGTGGTGTCTCCTGCTCTTGCCTAGAGATGTCGCAGAACGCTGCTCACATCTACTGGTCTGAGGCTGAGGTAGACGAGCGTCTACACCAGATCATGAAGGACATCCACACTCAGTGCGTAGAGTACGGTAAGGAGCCAGACGGCTACATCAACTACGTCAAGGGTGCTAACATTGCCGGCTTCATGAAGGTCGCTAAGGCAATGGTTGGTCAGGGCGTCTGCTAA
- a CDS encoding acetyl-CoA hydrolase/transferase family protein → MQKNQDWRSYYQSHLTTPLVALKKELTEGCNIVVGHAAAAPDTILKCMMEHVAELPTGNIFHVLYYGAGYQFTPEIAQHFNLKVNFLEANARKACRAGLVDFFPCHFHEVPGLFTDGFYPVDVAIVQVTPPNEEGYCSFSLSCDYTKPAVEAARIVIAEVNDQLPFIGGDNLIHVTKLDHIIEVSTAVPEVPPAVPGEIERKIGEICASMIKDGDTLQLGIGAIPDAVLSNLKDRKDLGIHSEMITDGVMKLMREGVITGKRKTRNPNKVVTAFAMGTKELYDFFDHNEEVEMYPVSYTNDPFVVASIDNMVSINSCLEIDLLGQVNAESIGYNMLSGSGGQVDFMRGARRSKGGRSILAFASTAKGGEISRIVPILAEGAAVTTGRNDVDYVITEYGVARLRGKTARERAEALIGIAHPKFREMLQEAVIKRWGK, encoded by the coding sequence ATGCAAAAGAATCAGGACTGGAGGTCCTATTATCAATCTCATCTGACCACCCCCCTAGTGGCACTCAAGAAGGAGCTCACAGAGGGGTGTAACATTGTCGTAGGTCATGCAGCTGCTGCTCCAGACACAATCCTAAAGTGTATGATGGAGCATGTCGCTGAGCTACCCACAGGTAATATCTTTCACGTCCTGTATTATGGTGCTGGGTACCAGTTCACGCCGGAGATAGCACAGCACTTCAATCTTAAGGTCAACTTCCTCGAGGCCAATGCTCGCAAGGCATGCCGTGCTGGGTTGGTGGACTTCTTCCCTTGTCACTTCCATGAGGTGCCAGGGCTTTTTACGGATGGCTTCTATCCTGTGGATGTAGCTATCGTGCAGGTGACTCCACCTAACGAAGAGGGCTACTGCTCCTTCAGTCTCTCGTGTGACTACACCAAGCCTGCTGTGGAGGCTGCTCGGATCGTGATCGCTGAGGTCAATGATCAGCTCCCCTTCATCGGTGGCGACAACCTGATCCATGTGACGAAGCTGGATCATATCATTGAGGTGAGCACGGCTGTACCCGAGGTACCTCCCGCTGTGCCTGGTGAGATCGAGCGCAAGATCGGTGAGATCTGCGCTTCGATGATCAAGGATGGCGACACGCTACAGCTAGGCATTGGTGCTATCCCAGATGCAGTCCTGAGCAATCTTAAGGATCGCAAGGATCTAGGTATCCACTCTGAGATGATCACCGATGGTGTCATGAAGCTGATGCGTGAGGGTGTCATCACGGGCAAGCGTAAGACGCGCAACCCCAACAAGGTGGTTACGGCCTTTGCGATGGGTACGAAGGAACTGTACGACTTCTTCGACCACAATGAGGAGGTTGAGATGTATCCTGTGAGCTATACCAATGATCCCTTTGTCGTGGCTAGCATCGACAACATGGTCTCGATCAATTCTTGCCTAGAGATTGACCTGCTCGGTCAGGTCAATGCTGAGAGCATCGGCTACAATATGCTGAGTGGCTCTGGTGGTCAGGTGGACTTCATGCGTGGTGCAAGACGCTCCAAGGGCGGGCGTAGTATCCTCGCCTTCGCTTCTACTGCCAAGGGCGGCGAGATCAGCCGTATCGTGCCTATCCTAGCAGAGGGCGCAGCAGTGACTACTGGTCGCAACGATGTGGACTATGTCATCACGGAGTACGGTGTAGCACGTCTGCGTGGCAAGACGGCTCGTGAGCGCGCTGAGGCTCTCATTGGCATCGCACATCCTAAGTTTAGGGAGATGCTACAAGAGGCTGTCATCAAGCGCTGGGGCAAGTAG
- a CDS encoding ABC transporter ATP-binding protein, whose product MRQSNNQSLGALGRLGRSMGSKRPLAYLGLVCSAVAHVVALVPFIFIWLILRELLGGSVDSGTITRWAWWAVGTGLLHILLYAVALVLTHVAAFRVERTLRGDAMRRMLEMPLGFFDQQNLGKLKNVIDDNVGLTHTFCAHLLPDLVGTLVCFATLCVMMFVLEWRMALLCLIPVLIQLLAMGSMMTNKAYRESMGAYMNHQQRMSSEAVEYVRGMPVVKAFQQSIYSFNAFHQTLLDYAKWAKVYARSCRRMFSIYTVASFGYAFILVPFAYYLLSRGEDMVGVVSSLVFFILVTPFIGECTMRLMYVVSGKREAVQALDRLDALCDASLGAKDSTPLKLSSHTIQLEGVSFRYTPEAPLAVSDVTLTIPEGACVALVGASGSGKTTMARLVARFWDVETGRITIGGEDISQVAVEEVLRHISFVFQNERLFKKSIRDNVAYGSAKATDEEIYAALDKAHCLDLVRSLPQGLDTVIGSKGVYLSGGEQQRIALARAFLKDAPILLLDEATSFADPESEHAIQESLHRLMAHKTVLMIAHRLSSVVNADLIVVMQQGRIVEQGTHTELLARTNGLYASMWQEYQESIKWTI is encoded by the coding sequence ATGAGACAATCAAACAATCAATCCCTAGGCGCATTGGGACGCCTAGGACGCTCCATGGGGAGCAAGCGACCGCTCGCTTATCTAGGGCTGGTCTGCTCTGCTGTGGCGCACGTGGTGGCACTGGTGCCATTCATCTTTATTTGGCTTATCCTGCGGGAGCTGCTCGGAGGCTCTGTGGACTCAGGCACCATCACGCGATGGGCTTGGTGGGCAGTCGGGACGGGACTGCTCCATATACTCCTCTATGCGGTGGCGTTGGTGCTGACGCATGTGGCAGCCTTTAGGGTAGAGCGTACTCTGCGAGGGGATGCTATGAGGCGTATGCTGGAGATGCCCTTGGGCTTCTTCGATCAGCAGAACCTAGGCAAGCTCAAGAACGTCATCGACGACAATGTTGGTCTGACCCACACTTTCTGCGCTCACCTCTTGCCAGACCTCGTTGGGACGCTGGTCTGCTTTGCTACGCTCTGCGTGATGATGTTTGTCCTAGAGTGGCGGATGGCTCTGCTCTGTCTCATACCAGTCTTGATACAGCTCCTAGCGATGGGCTCGATGATGACCAACAAAGCGTACCGTGAGAGTATGGGTGCCTATATGAATCACCAGCAAAGGATGAGCAGCGAGGCGGTTGAGTATGTGCGTGGTATGCCTGTGGTGAAAGCTTTCCAGCAGTCGATCTACTCCTTCAATGCTTTTCACCAGACGCTCTTGGACTATGCTAAGTGGGCGAAGGTCTATGCCCGTAGTTGTCGGCGTATGTTTAGCATCTACACGGTAGCTTCCTTTGGCTATGCCTTTATCTTGGTACCCTTTGCCTATTATCTCTTGAGCCGAGGCGAAGATATGGTCGGTGTGGTGAGTAGCTTGGTCTTCTTTATCCTCGTGACGCCCTTCATCGGTGAGTGTACGATGCGGCTCATGTATGTGGTCAGTGGCAAGCGTGAGGCTGTGCAGGCTTTGGATAGGCTGGATGCCCTCTGCGATGCCTCTTTGGGGGCAAAGGACAGTACGCCTCTCAAGCTTTCTAGTCATACGATCCAGCTGGAGGGGGTATCCTTTAGATATACTCCAGAGGCTCCTCTGGCGGTGAGTGATGTGACGCTCACAATCCCTGAAGGTGCATGCGTGGCTCTCGTAGGAGCTAGCGGTAGTGGCAAGACAACGATGGCTCGTCTCGTGGCTCGCTTTTGGGATGTGGAGACAGGGCGGATTACTATCGGGGGGGAAGATATAAGTCAGGTTGCCGTCGAGGAGGTGCTACGGCACATCTCTTTCGTCTTCCAGAATGAAAGGCTCTTTAAGAAGTCCATCCGTGACAATGTAGCCTACGGATCTGCTAAAGCTACGGACGAAGAGATCTATGCGGCTCTCGACAAAGCGCACTGCCTAGATCTGGTGCGTAGTCTGCCACAAGGGTTGGACACGGTCATCGGCTCTAAGGGCGTCTACCTCAGTGGGGGAGAGCAGCAGCGGATAGCTCTGGCGAGAGCTTTCCTCAAGGATGCGCCGATACTGCTCCTGGACGAGGCTACCTCTTTTGCCGACCCTGAGAGTGAGCATGCGATCCAGGAGAGCCTGCATCGTCTGATGGCGCACAAGACCGTCCTGATGATAGCGCATCGTCTCTCCTCGGTGGTCAATGCGGATCTTATTGTGGTGATGCAGCAGGGACGCATCGTAGAGCAAGGCACCCACACGGAGCTACTGGCTCGTACTAATGGACTCTACGCCTCTATGTGGCAAGAGTATCAAGAATCTATCAAATGGACTATATAA
- a CDS encoding exopolyphosphatase, translating to MRKLNLAAIDIGSNAVRLLIKCVNSDLSEQPLSKIQLLRVPLRLGEDAFISGQISKRKQRDILSLMKVYKHLMKIYDVAHYRACATSAMREASNANEIVDKVLRKTGIEIEVISGEEEAALVAQSKIHRIITTDRNYLFMDVGGGSTELNLYVGGEPVATRSFDIGTVRMLSGVVREATFQAFDQYLSDLYSQYGSATIVGTGGNINRLARINGTKDPSMPDTRFISAEALQEIYETLAALTDEQRMTRFNLKPDRSDVIVPAGELFTRVVTALHADQVIVPTIGVADGIIDQLYLKIMD from the coding sequence ATGAGAAAGCTCAACCTCGCCGCCATTGACATTGGCTCGAATGCAGTGCGGCTCCTTATCAAGTGCGTCAATAGTGACCTCTCCGAGCAACCGCTCAGCAAGATACAGCTCCTGCGTGTACCACTTCGACTGGGCGAAGATGCCTTTATCTCTGGGCAGATATCTAAGCGGAAGCAGCGTGATATACTCTCTCTCATGAAGGTCTACAAGCATCTGATGAAGATCTACGACGTAGCTCACTACCGAGCCTGCGCAACCTCAGCGATGCGAGAGGCGAGCAATGCTAATGAGATTGTGGACAAAGTGCTGCGCAAGACCGGTATAGAGATAGAGGTGATCTCTGGTGAGGAGGAGGCTGCTCTCGTGGCGCAAAGTAAGATACATCGCATCATCACGACAGATCGTAACTACCTCTTTATGGATGTGGGCGGAGGTAGCACCGAGTTAAACCTCTATGTGGGAGGAGAGCCTGTCGCCACACGCTCCTTTGACATCGGCACGGTGCGTATGCTGAGTGGGGTAGTGCGAGAAGCGACCTTTCAGGCTTTCGACCAGTATCTCTCGGATCTATACAGTCAGTATGGATCTGCGACCATCGTCGGCACGGGGGGCAACATCAATCGTCTTGCTCGGATCAACGGCACGAAAGACCCCTCCATGCCTGATACACGCTTCATCTCTGCCGAGGCACTGCAAGAGATCTACGAGACGCTTGCGGCGCTGACAGATGAGCAGCGTATGACCCGCTTTAATCTAAAGCCTGATCGCTCCGATGTGATCGTCCCAGCGGGAGAGCTTTTCACCAGAGTAGTCACTGCACTACATGCGGACCAGGTGATCGTGCCAACGATTGGCGTGGCGGACGGCATTATCGATCAGCTTTACCTGAAGATAATGGACTAA
- the ung gene encoding uracil-DNA glycosylase: MNVRIEPSWHRVLEEEFEKFYFETLTSFVRSEYQTKRIYPPGGQIFRAFDLCPFEDVRVVILGQDPYHGVGQAEGLAFSVPEGVEVPPSLRNILTEIASDLGHPSQIVGGHLTPWCSQGVLLLNATLTVVAHEAGSHQGRGWETFTDQVISLLSSQREHLVFMLWGNYARCKRALIDRQKHLILEAPHPSPLSAHRGFFGCRHFSKANAYLQRYGYEPIRW; this comes from the coding sequence ATGAATGTACGCATAGAGCCTAGCTGGCATCGAGTGCTAGAGGAAGAGTTCGAGAAGTTTTACTTTGAGACGCTGACCTCTTTTGTGCGCTCGGAGTATCAGACGAAGAGGATCTACCCCCCTGGGGGACAGATCTTTCGAGCCTTTGATCTTTGTCCCTTCGAAGATGTGCGGGTCGTCATCCTCGGGCAGGATCCTTACCACGGCGTGGGGCAAGCCGAGGGGCTAGCCTTCTCCGTGCCAGAGGGTGTCGAGGTGCCACCCAGTCTGCGCAACATATTGACTGAGATCGCCTCTGACCTAGGGCATCCCTCGCAGATCGTCGGGGGGCATCTGACGCCATGGTGCAGTCAGGGTGTCCTCTTGCTGAACGCTACGCTCACGGTCGTAGCACACGAAGCAGGCTCGCATCAGGGACGCGGGTGGGAGACCTTCACCGATCAGGTCATCTCGCTCCTGAGTAGTCAGAGGGAGCATCTCGTCTTCATGCTGTGGGGCAACTATGCACGCTGTAAGCGGGCGCTGATAGACCGCCAGAAGCACCTCATCCTCGAGGCGCCTCATCCTAGTCCGCTGTCGGCTCATCGGGGCTTCTTCGGCTGTCGGCACTTTTCCAAGGCCAATGCTTACCTACAGCGATACGGCTACGAGCCGATCCGCTGGTGA
- a CDS encoding ABC transporter ATP-binding protein, whose product MKHLNLINWMERKMALSPRGAHNFLSACLWTGAQNLSFMLPVMLVYLLMMELFGESRDLTLWGLIGMALLSIIGMYLITRRQYNSTFLAVYSESATMRIRLAEKMRRLPLSFFDRHDASDLTSRVMSDVSFLENAYSHALPQMVASFIVLILAGCGLAFLDWRLAVALFWAAPVSLLILWGCMASQKRSFVKVSKSQLSVSEKVEEGLQLHQTIKAYGGETLYMTELDTVLASYERTCFNTELASFVVVNGLRSLLQLAIPTLVIVGSHLYLAGEVSLGILLFFLLISVSVYTPLTMLMANALLTLFASVRIDRMNEIYNMPTQEGRTDFTPKSFDLTFEDVSFSYNEDAQVLNNVSFTAKQGEVTALVGPSGGGKSTCARLASRFWDCQSGTVSLGGEDLTAVEPETLLKYYAIVFQDVVLFNNTVMENIRIGRKEATDAEVLEAARLAQCDDFVARLPEGYQTQIGENGSRLSGGERQRISIARAILKNAPIIILDEATASQDAESETQIQRALSQLTTDKTVLIIAHRMRTIRNADRIVVLSGGTVAASGTPDELYDVPGYYRTACDLQRVES is encoded by the coding sequence ATGAAGCATCTAAATCTAATCAACTGGATGGAGCGCAAGATGGCGCTCTCGCCTAGAGGAGCGCATAACTTCCTCTCGGCTTGTCTCTGGACTGGTGCGCAAAACCTCTCCTTCATGCTCCCCGTGATGCTCGTCTACCTTCTAATGATGGAGCTCTTTGGCGAGAGCAGAGACCTCACCCTCTGGGGGCTGATAGGGATGGCACTCCTATCTATAATAGGTATGTATCTCATCACTCGCAGACAGTACAACAGTACCTTCCTAGCCGTCTACAGCGAGAGTGCTACTATGCGCATACGACTAGCGGAGAAGATGAGACGACTACCGCTCTCCTTCTTCGACCGCCACGATGCGAGCGATCTGACAAGTCGTGTGATGTCTGACGTCTCATTTCTTGAAAACGCCTATTCGCATGCACTACCGCAGATGGTTGCTTCCTTTATCGTCCTCATCTTGGCGGGCTGTGGATTAGCCTTCTTAGATTGGCGGTTAGCCGTGGCTCTCTTTTGGGCAGCGCCCGTGTCGCTCTTGATCCTATGGGGGTGTATGGCTTCGCAAAAGCGCTCCTTCGTCAAGGTATCCAAGTCGCAACTCTCTGTGAGCGAAAAGGTCGAGGAGGGGCTACAGCTACATCAGACGATCAAGGCATACGGTGGCGAAACGCTCTATATGACAGAGCTGGATACCGTCTTGGCGAGTTATGAGCGCACTTGCTTTAACACCGAGTTGGCTAGCTTCGTCGTGGTCAATGGACTACGCTCTTTGCTACAGCTGGCTATACCGACGCTGGTCATCGTGGGGAGCCACCTTTACCTAGCGGGAGAGGTGTCGCTCGGCATCCTCCTCTTCTTCCTGCTCATCTCTGTGTCGGTCTATACCCCGCTGACTATGCTGATGGCGAATGCGCTCCTAACGCTCTTTGCCTCTGTGCGGATAGATCGTATGAATGAGATCTACAATATGCCGACGCAGGAGGGGCGGACGGACTTTACGCCTAAGAGCTTCGACCTAACGTTTGAGGATGTATCCTTTTCTTACAATGAGGATGCGCAGGTGCTGAATAATGTCTCCTTTACCGCCAAGCAGGGCGAGGTGACGGCTCTCGTCGGTCCGAGCGGTGGTGGCAAGAGTACCTGTGCACGACTAGCCTCCCGCTTCTGGGACTGTCAGAGTGGTACCGTATCGCTCGGGGGCGAAGACTTAACAGCAGTCGAACCAGAGACACTCCTCAAGTACTACGCCATCGTCTTCCAAGATGTGGTACTCTTTAATAATACGGTGATGGAAAACATTCGCATCGGACGCAAAGAGGCGACAGATGCCGAGGTCCTCGAGGCAGCTCGGCTGGCGCAGTGTGACGACTTTGTAGCGCGGCTGCCCGAGGGGTACCAGACGCAGATAGGGGAGAATGGCAGTCGCCTCTCTGGCGGTGAGCGTCAGCGCATATCGATAGCTCGAGCTATCCTCAAGAATGCTCCGATCATCATCCTCGATGAGGCGACTGCGAGCCAAGATGCGGAGAGTGAGACGCAGATACAGCGGGCTCTCTCACAGCTTACGACGGATAAGACGGTGCTAATCATTGCCCATCGTATGCGCACGATACGCAATGCGGACCGCATCGTAGTACTCTCTGGGGGCACGGTCGCTGCCTCTGGTACGCCTGACGAACTGTACGATGTGCCGGGCTACTACCGCACCGCTTGTGACCTGCAGCGGGTAGAGAGCTAG